In Phaseolus vulgaris cultivar G19833 chromosome 10, P. vulgaris v2.0, whole genome shotgun sequence, a single genomic region encodes these proteins:
- the LOC137818928 gene encoding zinc finger protein ZAT1-like, with amino-acid sequence MALILDQQSNFKHFCKICKKGFGCGRALGGHMRAHGIGDEGGHMDDDDQASDWEDRLGGNVPPSNKRMYALRTNPNRLKSCRVCENCGKEFLSWKSFLEHGKCTSEDADSFVSSPGSDADDGGIGSDRRGCGWSKRKRSLRTKVGSFNYNCPSSEEEDLANCLMMLSNAIVDPLAAEPEESCASASKEEEQRRNPMNFIAPLSYKVNNNNNIHTMNNLVDNKAKGISKGLFECKACKKVFNSHQALGGHRASHKKVKGCFAARLDNLDDNLITDDDVITHEELFATKSNSTLQFDHGSNPTLASSSKRKSKVHECSICHRSFSSGQALGGHKRCHWITSNAPDTSTLTRFQQFHDHLDQIPKFDTSSEPLDLKLDLNLPAPSNDLARRNVSTEIYLQPWVTSKDVKDDNNSQCQSLHHNNNNVDIDNNDEDKNTNNSMQNLDNEADHKIKLAKLSELKDMNIGGSSSPWLQVGIGSAVTDVTTDNS; translated from the coding sequence ATGGCTTTGATATTGGATCAACAATCAAACTTCAAGCACTTTTGTAAAATTTGCAAGAAAGGTTTTGGTTGTGGAAGAGCTTTGGGAGGACACATGAGGGCTCATGGCATAGGAGATGAAGGTGGTCACATGGATGATGATGATCAAGCAAGTGATTGGGAAGATAGGTTGGGTGGCAATGTTCCACCAAGCAACAAACGCATGTATGCTTTAAGGACAAATCCTAATAGACTAAAGAGTTGTAGGGTATGTGAGAATTGTGGCAAGGAGTTTTTGTCTTGGAAATCTTTCCTTGAACATGGAAAATGCACCTCCGAGGATGCTGACTCCTTTGTCTCCTCTCCGGGCTCTGATGCGGATGACGGTGGCATCGGCAGCGACCGGAGAGGATGTGGGTGGTCTAAAAGGAAAAGGTCTCTGAGAACTAAGGTTGGTAGCTTCAATTACAATTGCCCATCAAGCGAGGAAGAAGACCTAGCAAATTGTTTAATGATGTTGTCCAATGCCATTGTAGATCCTCTTGCTGCTGAGCCTGAAGAATCATGTGCATCCGCTAGCAAGGAGGAAGAACAACGAAGAAATCCCATGAATTTCATTGCTCCATTGTCGTACAAAGttaataacaacaacaatattcacaccatgaACAACCTTGTTGATAACAAGGCCAAAGGGATTTCCAAGGGTTTGTTTGAATGCAAAGCATGCAAGAAGGTTTTCAATTCCCACCAAGCATTGGGTGGCCATAGAGCAAGCCACAAAAAGGTTAAGGGTTGTTTTGCTGCAAGACTAGACAACCTTGATGACAATCTCATCACCGATGATGATGTAATCACACATGAAGAACTCTTTGCTACAAAATCAAACTCCACCCTCCAATTCGACCATGGCTCCAACCCCACATTGGCCTCTTCCTCCAAAAGGAAATCCAAAGTGCATGAATGTTCCATTTGCCACAGAAGTTTCTCTTCAGGACAAGCCCTTGGGGGACACAAAAGGTGTCATTGGATCACATCAAATGCACCTGACACCTCCACATTAACAAGATTTCAACAATTTCACGACCATTTGGATCAAATACCCAAGTTTGACACCTCTTCTGAGCCTCTTGATCTCAAGTTAGACCTTAACCTTCCTGCACCTTCCAATGACCTTGCAAGAAGGAATGTTTCCACAGAAATTTACTTGCAGCCTTGGGTTACATCAAAGGATGTTAAAGATGATAACAATAGCCAGTGTCAAAGTCTCCATCACAATAACAACAATGTTGATATTGACAACAACGATGAGGACAAAAACACTAACAACTCAATGCAAAATTTGGATAACGAAGCTGATCATAAGATCAAGTTGGCCAAACTAAGTGAGCTAAAGGACATGAACATTGGAGGCAGTTCTTCGCCATGGTTGCAGGTGGGAATCGGTTCAGCTGTTACTGACGTAACAACTGATAACTCCTGA